In Silene latifolia isolate original U9 population unplaced genomic scaffold, ASM4854445v1 scaffold_132, whole genome shotgun sequence, the following are encoded in one genomic region:
- the LOC141637678 gene encoding uncharacterized protein LOC141637678 — MQLALLAKNKVGFIDGTLKQPAAFRTKLNLVGGQCSHGGHMDYEHHRKRLTIYYFVQQYRQESLGRTQAAIRHWCKCRMTETLLQQRNDARAREFLMGLDSSFAVIRSQILGMELLPSINRVYNMLIQEEGHIAKNCFLVTGRFSPWWGNRSREQIIWPPPGSDSDNRSSGTAASSSRRQLARALVATGGASSSGGGGSLNDGDRLDLNNLSKTEWDELTHLWNNHKSHHQVADRFNGNVSKHSWIIDTGASHHMSGSLDNFTNIVTIPSSLVGMPNSELLMATKRGDIVLGHNLFLKNALFSPNLHCNLISISSLLLDGTLSIQFTHKLCVILDRALKLMIGAGEQREGLYYLCGVCNSGARIFSAKACDTEELWHCRLGHPSAKITGSLSVISRNNGSCFESKTCDVCLRAKQSRDSFHLSDNKATHIFDLIHCDLWGRYSANGACGSRYFLTIVDNQSRSVWVHLLRDKSEEEYLNYKV, encoded by the exons ATGCAATTAGCGCTTCTCGCTAAGAATAAGGTTGGCTTCATCGATGGCACGCTTAAGCAACCTGCTGCTTTTCGGACGAAATTAAACCTGGTGGGCGGTCAATGCTCCCATGGTGGTCACATGGATTATGAACACCATCGAAAAAGACTTACAATCTACTATTTCGTTCAACAATATCGCCAGGAATCTTTGGGACGAACTCAAGCAGCGATTCGCCATTG GTGCAAGTGTAGGATGACGGAAACGCTGTTACAACAAAGGAATGATGCTCGCGCTCGCGAATTTCTCATGGGTCTCGATTCCTCTTTCGCTGTGATACGGTCTCAGATTCTTGGTATGGAACTCTTGCCTTCTATAAATCGTGTTTATAACATGCTTATTCAAGAAGAAG GTCATATCGCGAAAAATTGTTTTCTTGTTACTGGTCGTTTTTCGCCATGGTGGGGAAATCGATCGCGCGAACAAATCATCTGGCCTCCTCCTGGTTCAGATTCCGACAACAGGTCCTCGGGTACTGCTGCATCGAGTTCCCGCAGACAGCTTGCTCGTGCCTTGGTTGCTACTGGCGGTGCATCGTCATCAGGAGGTGGTGGTTCACTGAATGATGGAGATCGTCTTGACTTGAACAATCTTAGCAAGACAGAATGGGATGAGTTAACTCACCTTTGGAACAATCATAAGTCGCATCATCAAGTTGCTGATCGTTTTAATGGTAATGTCTCTAAACACTCTTGGATAATTGATACCGGGGCGTCCCATCATATGTCAGGAAGTCTTGATAATTTTACGAATATTGTTACTATCCCATCCAGTCTGGTAGGGATGCCAAACAGTGAACTTCTAATGGCCACCAAACGTGGTGACATAGTTCTTGGCCATAATTTGTTTCTTAAAAATGCTTTATTTTCTCCTAATTTGCATTGCAATTTAATTTCCATCTCAAGTCTTCTTCTTGACGGGACTCTCTCTATACAGTTTACTCACAAGTTGTGCGTTATACTGGACCGTGCCTTGAAGTTGATGATTGGTGCGGGTGAGCAAAGGGAGGGACTTTATTATTTGTGTGGTGTTTGCAACTCAGGAGCTCGTATTTTTTCGGCCAAAGCTTGTGACACAGAGGAATTATGGCATTGCCGTTTGGGTCACCCATCTGCAAAAATCACGGGTTCACTATCTGTTATTTCTCGTAATAATGGTAGTTGTTTTGAAAGCAAAACTTGCGATGTATGCCTTCGTGCTAAACAATCTCGTGACTCCTTTCATTTAAGTGATAATAAAGCTACTCATATTTTTGATTTAAttcattgtgatttatggggCCGTTATAGCGCTAATGGGGCGTGTGGTTCCCGCTATTTTCTCACCATTGTCGACAATCAGTCACGTTCCGTTTGGGTACATTTGTTACGTGATAAAAGTGAAGAAGAATATTTAAATtacaaagtttaa